One Arvicanthis niloticus isolate mArvNil1 chromosome 3, mArvNil1.pat.X, whole genome shotgun sequence DNA segment encodes these proteins:
- the Plin4 gene encoding perilipin-4 isoform X2, with product MSASGDGTRGSPKSKGKTLSSFFGSLPGFSSARNLVSHTHRSTKDIQTAIDPSGTLVPPSPVATNPQMAGGAAGLLQPSEQTSGDKDMGSFNVTSKDAFSSGVVGIMDAAKGMAQGGLGATQSALMGTKEAVSGGVMGAVGMAKGLVKGGLDTSKNVLTNTKDTVTTGLMGAANMAKGTVQTGLDTTKSVVIGTKDTVTTGLTGAVNVAKGTVQTGLDTTKSVVMGTKDTVTTGLTGAVNVAKGVAQGGLDTTKSVVMGTKDTVTTGLTGAVNVAKGVAQGGLDTTKSVLMGTKDTVTTGLTGAVNMAKGTVQTGLDTSQKVLMGTKDTVTTGLTGAVNVAKGVAQGGLDTTKSVVMGTKDTVTTGLTGAVNVAKGVAQGGLDTTKSVLMGTKDTVTTGLTGAVNMAKGTVQTGLDTSQKVLMGTKDTVTTGLTGAVNVAKGVAQGGLDTTKSVVIGTKDTVTTGLTGAVNVAKGVAQGGLDTTKSVLMGTKDTVTTGLTGAVNVAKGTVQTGLDTTKSVVMGTKDTVTTGLIGAVNVAKGVAQGGLDTTKSVVMGTKDTVTTGLTGAVNMAKGTVQTGLDTSQKVLMGTKDTVTTGLTGAVNVAKGVAQGGLDTTKSVVMGTKDTVTTGLTGAVNVAKGVAQGGLDTTKSVLMGTKDTVTTGLTGAVNVAKGVAQGGLDTTKSVVMGTKDTVTTGLTGAVNVAKGTVQTGLDTTKSVVMGTKDTVTTGLTGAVNVAKGVAQGGLDTTKSVLMGTKDTVTTGLTGAVNVAKGTVQTGLDTTKSVVMGTKDTVTTGLTGAVNMAKGVAQGGLDTTKSVLMGTKDTVTTGLTGAVNVAKGTVQTGLDTTKSVVMGTKDTVTTGLTGAVNVAKGVAQGGLDTTKSVVMGTKDTVTTGITGAMNVAKGTAQMGLGTSKNVLIGTKDTVCAGVTGAINMTKGVAQGGLDTTKSVLMGTKDTVTTGLTGAFNVVKGTVQTGMKDTVCVGVKSTMNMAKDIHKNTDTTRDTQCTVLAHSGDVATNAIHTGVHTIPSFLSGSHSTICHEPSCHRSTNQGVGQAALTSTEFLCSETNSFSDTYGLGHVTEPIGATKTLVSGMASSAHTTPRSVEECGQLAATGFAALRHELKGLGDIFQPMTAEEQAQLAASESGPRVLSADRGSYYIRLGDLAPSFRQRAFEHALSHIQHNQFQARATLAQLQEAFQMTDMTMEAPGGKLCRDLSLSTTAEATGSHEMRASVDQDRLCTLAHQLHAAYSSLATSLQGLPEVQQQAGQARHSLCKLYGLVSSEAGSEQQAEELAQSSAAVAQAWQGLEGLLDKLQQNPPLSWLVGPFTSMPCGQL from the exons ATGTCAGCTTCAGGAGATGGGACCAGGGGTTCCCCCAAATCCAAGGGCAAG acCCTGAGCAGTTTCTTCGGGTCCCTGCCTGGCTTCAGCTCTGCCCGGAACCTGGTGTCCCACACTCACAGATCCACAAAGGACATACAAACAGCCATAGACCCCTCAGGGACTCTTGTCCCTCCATCTCCAG TGGCCACCAACCCACAGATGGCAGGGGGTGCAGCAGGGCTGCTCCAACCTTCTGAACAG ACATCTGGGGACAAGGACATGGGAAGCTTCAATGTGACAAGCAAAGATGCCTTCTCCTCTGGAGTGGTTGGTATCATGGATGCTGCAAAAGGAATGGCCCAGGGGGGCCTGGGTGCCACCCAGTCGGCCCTCATGGGCACTAAGGAGGCAGTGTCTGGAGGTGTCATGGGAGCAGTGGGCATGGCCAAAGGTCTTGTCAAGGGAGGTTTGGACACCTCAAAGAATGTCCTCACCAATACGAAGGACACAGTTACCACAGGACTCATGGGAGCGGCAAACATGGCCAAAGGGACAGTGCAGACAGGCCTGGACACCACCAAGTCTGTGGTCATAGGCACAAAAGACACGGTGACCACAGGACTCACAGGGGCTGTGAACGTGGCTAAGGGGACAGTGCAGACAGGCCTAGACACCACCAAGTCTGTGGTCATGGGCACCAAGGACACGGTGACCACAGGACTCACAGGGGCTGTGAACGTGGCCAAAGGAGTAGCCCAGGGAGGCCTGGACACCACCAAGTCTGTGGTCATGGGCACAAAAGACACGGTGACCACAGGACTCACAGGGGCTGTGAACGTGGCCAAAGGAGTTGCCCAGGGAGGCCTGGACACCACCAAGTCTGTGCTGATGGGCACCAAGGACACGGTGACCACAGGACTCACAGGGGCTGTGAACATGGCCAAAGGAACAGTACAGACAGGTCTGGATACCAGTCAGAAAGTGCTGATGGGCACCAAGGACACGGTGACCACAGGACTCACAGGGGCTGTGAACGTGGCCAAAGGAGTAGCCCAGGGAGGTCTGGACACCACCAAGTCTGTGGTCATGGGCACCAAGGACACGGTGACCACAGGACTCACAGGGGCTGTGAACGTGGCCAAAGGAGTTGCCCAGGGAGGCCTGGACACCACCAAGTCTGTGCTGATGGGCACCAAGGACACGGTGACCACAGGACTCACAGGGGCTGTGAACATGGCCAAAGGAACAGTACAGACAGGTCTGGATACCAGTCAGAAAGTGCTGATGGGCACCAAGGACACGGTGACCACAGGACTCACAGGGGCTGTGAACGTGGCCAAAGGAGTAGCCCAGGGAGGCCTGGACACCACCAAGTCTGTGGTCATAGGCACAAAAGACACGGTGACCACAGGACTCACAGGGGCTGTGAACGTGGCCAAAGGAGTTGCCCAGGGAGGCCTGGACACCACCAAGTCTGTGCTGATGGGCACCAAGGACACGGTGACCACAGGACTCACAGGGGCTGTGAACGTGGCTAAGGGGACAGTGCAGACAGGCCTGGATACCACCAAATCTGTGGTTATGGGCACCAAGGACACGGTGACCACAGGACTCATAGGGGCTGTGAACGTGGCCAAAGGAGTTGCCCAGGGAGGCCTGGACACCACCAAGTCTGTGGTCATGGGCACCAAGGACACGGTGACCACAGGACTCACAGGGGCTGTGAACATGGCCAAAGGAACAGTACAGACAGGTCTGGATACCAGTCAGAAAGTGCTGATGGGCACCAAGGACACGGTGACCACAGGACTCACAGGGGCTGTGAACGTGGCCAAAGGAGTTGCCCAGGGAGGTCTGGACACCACCAAGTCTGTGGTCATGGGCACCAAGGACACGGTGACCACAGGACTCACAGGGGCTGTGAACGTGGCCAAAGGAGTTGCCCAGGGAGGCCTGGACACCACCAAGTCTGTGCTGATGGGCACCAAGGACACGGTAACCACAGGACTCACAGGGGCTGTGAACGTAGCCAAAGGAGTTGCCCAGGGAGGTCTGGACACCACCAAGTCTGTGGTCATGGGCACCAAGGACACAGTGACCACAGGACTCACAGGGGCTGTGAACGTGGCTAAGGGGACAGTGCAGACAGGCCTGGATACCACCAAGTCTGTGGTCATGGGCACCAAGGACACGGTGACCACAGGACTCACAGGGGCTGTGAACGTGGCCAAAGGAGTTGCCCAGGGAGGCCTGGACACCACCAAGTCTGTGCTGATGGGCACCAAGGACACAGTGACCACAGGACTCACAGGGGCTGTGAACGTGGCTAAGGGGACAGTACAGACAGGCCTGGATACCACCAAGTCTGTGGTCATGGGCACCAAGGACACGGTGACCACAGGACTCACAGGGGCTGTGAACATGGCCAAAGGAGTTGCCCAGGGAGGCCTGGACACCACCAAGTCTGTGCTGATGGGCACCAAGGACACAGTGACCACAGGACTCACAGGGGCTGTGAACGTGGCTAAGGGGACAGTGCAGACAGGCCTGGATACCACCAAGTCTGTGGTCATGGGCACCAAGGACACGGTGACCACAGGACTCACAGGGGCTGTGAACGTGGCCAAAGGAGTTGCCCAGGGAGGCCTGGACACCACCAAGTCTGTGGTCATGGGCACCAAGGACACGGTGACTACAGGAATCACAGGGGCCATGAATGTGGCTAAAGGGACAGCACAGATGGGTCTTGGCACCAGTAAGAATGTGCTGATTGGCACAAAGGACACTGTAtgtgctggggtcacaggagcCATCAACATGACCAAAGGAGTTGCCCAGGGAGGCCTGGACACCACCAAGTCTGTGCTCATGGGCACCAAGGACACGGTGACCACGGGACTCACAGGGGCCTTTAATGTGGTTAAGGGGACAGTGCAGACAGGCATGAAGGACACTGTCTGTGTTGGGGTTAAGAGTACCATGAACATGGCTAAAGATATTCATAAGAACACGGACACTACCAGAGACACACAGTGTACCGTGCTGGCTCATTCAGGTGATGTAGCCACCAATGCCATCCACACAGGTGTTCACACAATCCCGAgttttctctctggctctcatTCCACCATATGTCATGAGCCTAGCTGTCACAGATCCACCAACCAAGGGGTAGGACAGGCCGCCCTGACTTCCACAGAGTTCCTGTGCTCTGAGACCAATAGCTTCTCAGACACATACGGCTTAGGGCATGTCACAGAGCCCATAGGTGCCACCAAAACCCTTGTGTCTGGTATGGCTTCATCTGCCCACACAACTCCCAGGTCTGTGGAGGAGTGTGGTCAGCTGGCTGCCACAGGCTTTGCTGCACTTCGTCATGAGTTGAAAGGGTTGGGTGATATCTTCCAGCCCATGACAGCTGAAGAACAAG CTCAGCTGGCGGCCTCAGAGTCAGGGCCCCGAGTACTCTCTGCTGATCGGGGAAGCTACTACATCCGCCTGGGTGACCTGGCCCCCAGCTTCCGCCAGCGGGCTTTTGAACATGCCCTGAGCCACATACAGCACAACCAGTTCCAAGCCAGGGCCACACTGGCCCAGCTCCAGGAGGCCTTCCAGATG ACAGACATGACCATGGAGGCTCCAGGTGGAAAGCTGTGCAGGGACTTGAGCTTGAGTACCACGGCAGAGGCTACTGGTAGCCATGAG ATGCGGGCTTCCGTGGATCAGGACAGGCTGTGCACCCTTGCCCATCAGCTCCATGCAGCTTACAGCAGCCTGGCAACCAGCCTGCAGGGTCTGCCAGAGGTGCAGCAACAGGCAGGGCAGGCACGGCACAGCCTGTGCAAGCTGTATGGCCTTGTGTCTTCCGAGGCAGGTAGTGAGCAGCAGGCAGAGGAGCTGGCCCAGAGCAGTGCTGCTGTTGCCCAGGCATGGCAGGGCCTGGAGGGACTGCTAGACAAGCTGCAGCAGAACCCTCCACTCAGCTGGCTGGTTGGACCCTTCACTTCAATGCCTTGTGGCCAGCTGTAG
- the Plin4 gene encoding perilipin-4 isoform X1, translating to MSASGDGTRGSPKSKGKTLSSFFGSLPGFSSARNLVSHTHRSTKDIQTAIDPSGTLVPPSPVATNPQMAGGAAGLLQPSEQTSGDKDMGSFNVTSKDAFSSGVVGIMDAAKGMAQGGLGATQSALMGTKEAVSGGVMGAVGMAKGLVKGGLDTSKNVLTNTKDTVTTGLMGAANMAKGTVQTGLDTTKSVVIGTKDTVTTGLTGAVNVAKGTVQTGLDTTKSVVMGTKDTVTTGLTGAVNVAKGVAQGGLDTTKSVVMGTKDTVTTGLTGAVNVAKGVAQGGLDTTKSVLMGTKDTVTTGLTGAVNMAKGTVQTGLDTSQKVLMGTKDTVTTGLTGAVNVAKGVAQGGLDTTKSVVMGTKDTVTTGLTGAVNVAKGVAQGGLDTTKSVLMGTKDTVTTGLTGAVNMAKGTVQTGLDTSQKVLMGTKDTVTTGLTGAVNVAKGVAQGGLDTTKSVVIGTKDTVTTGLTGAVNVAKGVAQGGLDTTKSVLMGTKDTVTTGLTGAVNVAKGTVQTGLDTTKSVVMGTKDTVTTGLIGAVNVAKGVAQGGLDTTKSVVMGTKDTVTTGLTGAVNMAKGTVQTGLDTSQKVLMGTKDTVTTGLTGAVNVAKGVAQGGLDTTKSVVMGTKDTVTTGLTGAVNVAKGVAQGGLDTTKSVLMGTKDTVTTGLTGAVNVAKGVAQGGLDTTKSVVMGTKDTVTTGLTGAVNVAKGTVQTGLDTTKSVVMGTKDTVTTGLTGAVNVAKGVAQGGLDTTKSVLMGTKDTVTTGLTGAVNVAKGTVQTGLDTTKSVVMGTKDTVTTGLTGAVNMAKGVAQGGLDTTKSVLMGTKDTVTTGLTGAVNVAKGTVQTGLDTTKSVVMGTKDTVTTGLTGAVNVAKGVAQGGLDTTKSVVMGTKDTVTTGITGAMNVAKGTAQMGLGTSKNVLIGTKDTVCAGVTGAINMTKGVAQGGLDTTKSVLMGTKDTVTTGLTGAFNVVKGTVQTGMKDTVCVGVKSTMNMAKDIHKNTDTTRDTQCTVLAHSGDVATNAIHTGVHTIPSFLSGSHSTICHEPSCHRSTNQGVGQAALTSTEFLCSETNSFSDTYGLGHVTEPIGATKTLVSGMASSAHTTPRSVEECGQLAATGFAALRHELKGLGDIFQPMTAEEQAQLAASESGPRVLSADRGSYYIRLGDLAPSFRQRAFEHALSHIQHNQFQARATLAQLQEAFQMTDMTMEAPGGKLCRDLSLSTTAEATGSHEVGVVWAFLPTAPSENPVPPYLSSPLQMRASVDQDRLCTLAHQLHAAYSSLATSLQGLPEVQQQAGQARHSLCKLYGLVSSEAGSEQQAEELAQSSAAVAQAWQGLEGLLDKLQQNPPLSWLVGPFTSMPCGQL from the exons ATGTCAGCTTCAGGAGATGGGACCAGGGGTTCCCCCAAATCCAAGGGCAAG acCCTGAGCAGTTTCTTCGGGTCCCTGCCTGGCTTCAGCTCTGCCCGGAACCTGGTGTCCCACACTCACAGATCCACAAAGGACATACAAACAGCCATAGACCCCTCAGGGACTCTTGTCCCTCCATCTCCAG TGGCCACCAACCCACAGATGGCAGGGGGTGCAGCAGGGCTGCTCCAACCTTCTGAACAG ACATCTGGGGACAAGGACATGGGAAGCTTCAATGTGACAAGCAAAGATGCCTTCTCCTCTGGAGTGGTTGGTATCATGGATGCTGCAAAAGGAATGGCCCAGGGGGGCCTGGGTGCCACCCAGTCGGCCCTCATGGGCACTAAGGAGGCAGTGTCTGGAGGTGTCATGGGAGCAGTGGGCATGGCCAAAGGTCTTGTCAAGGGAGGTTTGGACACCTCAAAGAATGTCCTCACCAATACGAAGGACACAGTTACCACAGGACTCATGGGAGCGGCAAACATGGCCAAAGGGACAGTGCAGACAGGCCTGGACACCACCAAGTCTGTGGTCATAGGCACAAAAGACACGGTGACCACAGGACTCACAGGGGCTGTGAACGTGGCTAAGGGGACAGTGCAGACAGGCCTAGACACCACCAAGTCTGTGGTCATGGGCACCAAGGACACGGTGACCACAGGACTCACAGGGGCTGTGAACGTGGCCAAAGGAGTAGCCCAGGGAGGCCTGGACACCACCAAGTCTGTGGTCATGGGCACAAAAGACACGGTGACCACAGGACTCACAGGGGCTGTGAACGTGGCCAAAGGAGTTGCCCAGGGAGGCCTGGACACCACCAAGTCTGTGCTGATGGGCACCAAGGACACGGTGACCACAGGACTCACAGGGGCTGTGAACATGGCCAAAGGAACAGTACAGACAGGTCTGGATACCAGTCAGAAAGTGCTGATGGGCACCAAGGACACGGTGACCACAGGACTCACAGGGGCTGTGAACGTGGCCAAAGGAGTAGCCCAGGGAGGTCTGGACACCACCAAGTCTGTGGTCATGGGCACCAAGGACACGGTGACCACAGGACTCACAGGGGCTGTGAACGTGGCCAAAGGAGTTGCCCAGGGAGGCCTGGACACCACCAAGTCTGTGCTGATGGGCACCAAGGACACGGTGACCACAGGACTCACAGGGGCTGTGAACATGGCCAAAGGAACAGTACAGACAGGTCTGGATACCAGTCAGAAAGTGCTGATGGGCACCAAGGACACGGTGACCACAGGACTCACAGGGGCTGTGAACGTGGCCAAAGGAGTAGCCCAGGGAGGCCTGGACACCACCAAGTCTGTGGTCATAGGCACAAAAGACACGGTGACCACAGGACTCACAGGGGCTGTGAACGTGGCCAAAGGAGTTGCCCAGGGAGGCCTGGACACCACCAAGTCTGTGCTGATGGGCACCAAGGACACGGTGACCACAGGACTCACAGGGGCTGTGAACGTGGCTAAGGGGACAGTGCAGACAGGCCTGGATACCACCAAATCTGTGGTTATGGGCACCAAGGACACGGTGACCACAGGACTCATAGGGGCTGTGAACGTGGCCAAAGGAGTTGCCCAGGGAGGCCTGGACACCACCAAGTCTGTGGTCATGGGCACCAAGGACACGGTGACCACAGGACTCACAGGGGCTGTGAACATGGCCAAAGGAACAGTACAGACAGGTCTGGATACCAGTCAGAAAGTGCTGATGGGCACCAAGGACACGGTGACCACAGGACTCACAGGGGCTGTGAACGTGGCCAAAGGAGTTGCCCAGGGAGGTCTGGACACCACCAAGTCTGTGGTCATGGGCACCAAGGACACGGTGACCACAGGACTCACAGGGGCTGTGAACGTGGCCAAAGGAGTTGCCCAGGGAGGCCTGGACACCACCAAGTCTGTGCTGATGGGCACCAAGGACACGGTAACCACAGGACTCACAGGGGCTGTGAACGTAGCCAAAGGAGTTGCCCAGGGAGGTCTGGACACCACCAAGTCTGTGGTCATGGGCACCAAGGACACAGTGACCACAGGACTCACAGGGGCTGTGAACGTGGCTAAGGGGACAGTGCAGACAGGCCTGGATACCACCAAGTCTGTGGTCATGGGCACCAAGGACACGGTGACCACAGGACTCACAGGGGCTGTGAACGTGGCCAAAGGAGTTGCCCAGGGAGGCCTGGACACCACCAAGTCTGTGCTGATGGGCACCAAGGACACAGTGACCACAGGACTCACAGGGGCTGTGAACGTGGCTAAGGGGACAGTACAGACAGGCCTGGATACCACCAAGTCTGTGGTCATGGGCACCAAGGACACGGTGACCACAGGACTCACAGGGGCTGTGAACATGGCCAAAGGAGTTGCCCAGGGAGGCCTGGACACCACCAAGTCTGTGCTGATGGGCACCAAGGACACAGTGACCACAGGACTCACAGGGGCTGTGAACGTGGCTAAGGGGACAGTGCAGACAGGCCTGGATACCACCAAGTCTGTGGTCATGGGCACCAAGGACACGGTGACCACAGGACTCACAGGGGCTGTGAACGTGGCCAAAGGAGTTGCCCAGGGAGGCCTGGACACCACCAAGTCTGTGGTCATGGGCACCAAGGACACGGTGACTACAGGAATCACAGGGGCCATGAATGTGGCTAAAGGGACAGCACAGATGGGTCTTGGCACCAGTAAGAATGTGCTGATTGGCACAAAGGACACTGTAtgtgctggggtcacaggagcCATCAACATGACCAAAGGAGTTGCCCAGGGAGGCCTGGACACCACCAAGTCTGTGCTCATGGGCACCAAGGACACGGTGACCACGGGACTCACAGGGGCCTTTAATGTGGTTAAGGGGACAGTGCAGACAGGCATGAAGGACACTGTCTGTGTTGGGGTTAAGAGTACCATGAACATGGCTAAAGATATTCATAAGAACACGGACACTACCAGAGACACACAGTGTACCGTGCTGGCTCATTCAGGTGATGTAGCCACCAATGCCATCCACACAGGTGTTCACACAATCCCGAgttttctctctggctctcatTCCACCATATGTCATGAGCCTAGCTGTCACAGATCCACCAACCAAGGGGTAGGACAGGCCGCCCTGACTTCCACAGAGTTCCTGTGCTCTGAGACCAATAGCTTCTCAGACACATACGGCTTAGGGCATGTCACAGAGCCCATAGGTGCCACCAAAACCCTTGTGTCTGGTATGGCTTCATCTGCCCACACAACTCCCAGGTCTGTGGAGGAGTGTGGTCAGCTGGCTGCCACAGGCTTTGCTGCACTTCGTCATGAGTTGAAAGGGTTGGGTGATATCTTCCAGCCCATGACAGCTGAAGAACAAG CTCAGCTGGCGGCCTCAGAGTCAGGGCCCCGAGTACTCTCTGCTGATCGGGGAAGCTACTACATCCGCCTGGGTGACCTGGCCCCCAGCTTCCGCCAGCGGGCTTTTGAACATGCCCTGAGCCACATACAGCACAACCAGTTCCAAGCCAGGGCCACACTGGCCCAGCTCCAGGAGGCCTTCCAGATG ACAGACATGACCATGGAGGCTCCAGGTGGAAAGCTGTGCAGGGACTTGAGCTTGAGTACCACGGCAGAGGCTACTGGTAGCCATGAGGTGGGTGTGGTATGGgccttccttcccactgcccctAGTGAAAACCCCGTCCCTCCTTACCTTTCTTCACCTCTGCAGATGCGGGCTTCCGTGGATCAGGACAGGCTGTGCACCCTTGCCCATCAGCTCCATGCAGCTTACAGCAGCCTGGCAACCAGCCTGCAGGGTCTGCCAGAGGTGCAGCAACAGGCAGGGCAGGCACGGCACAGCCTGTGCAAGCTGTATGGCCTTGTGTCTTCCGAGGCAGGTAGTGAGCAGCAGGCAGAGGAGCTGGCCCAGAGCAGTGCTGCTGTTGCCCAGGCATGGCAGGGCCTGGAGGGACTGCTAGACAAGCTGCAGCAGAACCCTCCACTCAGCTGGCTGGTTGGACCCTTCACTTCAATGCCTTGTGGCCAGCTGTAG